The DNA sequence GAGCGTGACGGGTGGGTCACGCAGTCGTCGAGCGAGCGCATCTTCGCGATCGTGCCGCCGTCGACGGTGGTACGGCTGGAGACCCGCACCGGCGCCTACATCCATCGCGGGGAGGCGCTCATGACGATCTGGCCGATACCCGCGGACGCCGAGAAGGTGCGCGCCGAACTGCTCTCGACGGTGGAGATCGCCGACGTCCGCACGATGCAACAGGACATCGACTTCGGAATCCGCCAGCTCGTCGACATCGCACTGCGGGCGCTCAGCGCGGCGGTCAACGACCCGACCACCGCGACCGAGGTGGTGCTGCGGCTGGGCAGTCTGATGCGCACCCTGCTCACCTCACCCGCCCCGCCCACGTCGGTGTCGGGTCCGGGCGGCCGGGTCCTGATGCGGCCGTGGGACCTGTCCCACGACGAGTACATCGCGCACGCGTTCGGGCAGATCCGGCAGACCGGCACCAAACAACCCCATGTCGTGGCCGCGCTGATCCGCGTGCTGCGCATGCTCATCGCGCACGTGCAGGCCACCGACTGCCGCCGGCACCTCCCGGCGTTGCGCGATCAGCTGCGGCTGCTGATGGATTCGGTCAGCGCAGATCCCGACCTGCACCCCGACGACCTCGCGCGGCTACGCGCGATCTCCGAGTCGGCCACCGACCCGGCTGAACACGACCGCGGCTAGATCCCGCGGTCGAGCGAGCCGAGGAAGTTGAGCGCCACGGTGTGCACCTTGGTGTTGGTGTTCTGCGATTCCTTGACCAGGCGCTGGAACGCCTCCTCCTCGGAGCACCCGTGCACTGCGCGCAGCGCACCCTTGGCCTGGTCGATGGTGGACCGTGAGGTGAGGGCCTCGCCGAGCTGGCCGATGGTCTCCCGCGAGCGCTGCCAGTGCCGGGCGTCGGTGATGAGCAGTCCGGCGGTCAGCACGTACAACCGCATGAGGGCCTCGTCGAACGGGTCGAACGCCGTCGCGGTCCTGCTGTAGATGTTGAGCGATCCGACCAGCTCGGGCTCGTTGCCGACCCGGTCGGCCAGCAGCGGCACCGACAGGGTCGCGGTGATTCCGCAGGCGCGGGCGGCGTTGACGAACTCGGGCCACCGCTGCTCGTCGACGGACATCACGGCGCGCACCGGCCGACCGACGTCGGCCGCTTCCAGGCACGGCCCCCGTCCCGAGGAGTACTGCTCCCGGTCCAGCTGCAGCACCCGGTCGTCGGTGCATGCCGCGGTGCGGGGAGCCGGTTCGGCCAGCACGCTGATGCTCACGTAGTCGGCGTCCGGTATGGCTTCGACTCCCGACTCCGCGACGCGCTGCAGCAGGTCGTCGAGCGGATGGTCGCCGGCGAACAGGTTCTGCAACGACTCGATGGCCTCGCTCGCGCTCTCGAGTCGTTCCATTTCGTCGGGACGTTCATCCGTCATGGCTGGTAGTGGTTCCTCTCCGCCGGGTCGGCGATGTCAGACGACAAAAGGCTAGTGATCGGCTGACGGGGGCGAAAGTTTCTGTGGAGACCGTCACGGTTCCGTATGAAGTGACCAGCGACGGCGCGTCGGTCACTCCTCGACAACGCGACCGCCGTGCACCCGCCACGAGCGGTCCACACGGACGTTTCGCACCATCCGTCGGTCGTGGGTGACCAGCAGCAGCGCCCCCTCGTACCTGTCGAGTGCCTGTTCGAGCTGTTCGATGGCGGGCAGGTCGAGGTGGTTCGTCGGCTCGTCGAGAACCAGCACGTTGGTGCCCCGCGCCTGCAGCAACGCCATCCCGGCGCGGGTGCGCTCACCCGGTGAGAGGTCGTCGACGGCGCGTTCCACATGGTCGGCGCGCAGCCCGAACTTCGCCAGCAGGGTGCGCACGTCGGCGGTCGGCCAGGTCGGCACGCGTTCTTCAAAGCGATCCAGGAGCCGCCCTGGACCGGTGAATTCGCTTCGCGCCTGGTCGATCTCGCCGATGGCGACGTTGGCCCCCAGGCTGGCGCGGCCCTCGTCGGGTGGCCGGCGGCCCAGCAGCAGCCGCAACAGCGTGGACTTACCCGCCCCGTTGGAGCCGGTGATCCCGATCCGCTCGCCGGCATTCACCTGGAGCGACACCGGACCCAGGACGAAATCGCCTTGCCGCACAACGGCGTTGTCGAGTGTGGCGACGACGGCACTCGACCGCGGCGCCGCCCCGATCGTGAACTGCAGGGTCCACTCCTTGCGCGGTTCCTCGACCTCCTCCAGACGTGCGATCCGGCTCTCCATCTGGCGCACCTTCTGCGCCTGTTTCTCGCTGGACTCGGTGGCCGCCCGACGCCTGATCTTGTCGTTGTCGGGAGCCTTGCGTATCGCGTTGCGCACCCCGTGGCTCGACCATTCCCGCTGCACCCGGGCCCGAGCCACCAGGTCGGCCTTCTTCTCGGCGAACTCCTCGTACTGTTCGCGCCGGTGCCTGCGAGCGACCTCGCGCTCCTCCAGATAGCTGTCGTAGCCGCCGCCGAAGACGGTGGTGGTGTTCTGCGCCAGGTCCAGCTCGAGGACGTGGGTCACGCTGCGCGCGAGGAATTCCCGGTCGTGGCTCACCAGCACCACTCCGCCCCGCAGATCGCGGACGAACCGCTCCAGCCGGGTCAGCCCGTCGAGATCGAGGTCGTTGGTCGGTTCGTCGAGCAGGACGATGTCGAAGCGCGACAACAGAAGTGCGGCCAGGCCCACCCGGGCCGCCTGCCCACCCGACAAAGCGGTCATCGGCGTCGAGTACGGCGGTACGGCGTCCGGGTCGAACCCCAGGTCGGCGAGCACCGCCGGAAGCCGCTCGTCGAGATCCGCCGCGCCGGTGGCCAGCCAGTGATCGAGGGCGGCAGCATAGATGTCAGACGGATCATCTTGGGTCACACCGGGATTCGCCAGCGCCTCGGCGGCTTCCTCCATCGAGCGGGTCGCCGCCGCGCATCCGGTGCGGCGCGCGATGTAGTCGGCGACCGTCTCCCCCGGTATCCGCTCGTGCTCCTGCGGCAGCCACCCGACGAAGGCGTCGGCCGGTGCCACGCTGACCGAACCCTCGAGCGGTTCGAGATCACCGGCCAGGATCCGCAGCAGCGTGCTCTTACCGGCGCCGTTGGCGCCGACGACGCCCACCACGTCACCGGGTGCCACGGTGAGGTCGAGCGCTTCGAACAGGGTGCGATGGGCGAATCCGCCCGCCACGTTCTTCGCGACGAGCGTTGCGGTCATGGAGTCATCGTCCCACTACCGGTCGGCGCGCACGGACGCGCAGAGGGCGTCGTCCCCGGTCGGCTCCGCCACGTCGCCGGAGAGTCCGTGCAGCGGCCCCGCCATCCGCGCCACCAGGGGGCTGAGGGCGCCGATCCCCGCGAGCAGCGCGGCGACGAGGACGGCGCCGAGGAACCCGTGGGCTTCGGTGGCGATGCCGGCGACCGCGGTGCCGATCGCTCCGCCCACGAACATCGCGCTGTTGAGCCATCCGAACGCCTCGGTGGCGGCGTGGTCGTCGACCGCCTGGGACACCATGATGAAGAGCGCGGACATCGCCGGCGCGAAGCCGAGTCCGGACAGGAACAGGCTGACGAACTGCAGCACCAGGTTGTCGAAGACGCCGAACAGAACGATCCCGACCGCCACGAGCGTCATCGCGGCGACCACGCCGGTGAGGCCGATTCGTCGGTGTCCGAACCCCAGGCCGCCGATCAGTGAGCCGAAGCTCGCCAGTGCGAGCGCGCCACCCGCGGCCACACCGTCGCGGCCCAGCGCGGCGATGACGCCGACCTCCAGGGCCATGAACGACGCCACCAGGCCGAGGCAGCCGACCATGGCCAACACGACCGCGCGGTTCACCAGGACGCTGCCGAACGCCACCTTCTTCTGCGCGACCGGCGGGCGGAGGTTCCCGGCCCCGAGCAGGAACCAGGCGGTGCCGACGAGGGTGACACCGGCCGCGGCCATCAGGGGCAGGACCGTGGACACCGCCGAGGCGAGGAGGGTCGCCGCGACCGGGCCGATCACCCAGATCAATTCCTGCGCCGTGGTGTCGAGGGCGAACAGGGCCCGGACCGACTGCGGCGGCACCATCTGCGGGTACAGGGCGCGCACGACCGGCATCAGGGGCGGCACGGACGCCCCGACCAGCAGGCCCAGCGCCATGAGCAGTGTCGGCGAGGGCCCCGCGCAGGCGAGCACCACCATGCTGACGCCGTTGACCAGCGCCGAGACCACCAGCGTCGGCACCATGCCCACGCGTCCGGCGAGCCGTGCGGTGACCGGCATCGCGACCGCCTGGCCGACACTGAGCCAGGCCACCACCGCGCCCGCCACCGCGTAGGAGTCGGTCAGCCGGTGGACGTGCAGCAGGATCGCCAGCGAGAACATGCCGAGCGGAAGGCGGGTGAACAGCTGCGAGGCGGTGATGTTGAGTACCCGAGGCATCCGCACCAGCTCGCGATACGCCCGCATCGGCCACCTCCCCTGACTCCGTGACCGGACCGTCCCGACACGACCGCTCGACTATACCGTCCAGACGGTACAGTCCGGATGTCGCCCGGCGCGGTCCCGTCGTACCCTGAGCGGATGACGTCTTCGCGGGATCGGATCCTCGATGCCTTCGAAGAGGTACTCGCCGTCGAGGGTGAGCGCTACGCGACGGTGGAGGCGGTCGCCGCCAGGGCCGGTGTCTCCAAAGGCGGGCTGCTGTACCACTTCCCGGCCAAGGACCAACTCGCCGCGGCACTGTGCGACCGGCTGGTGGCACTGGCCGCCGAAGACGCCGAGAGCATGCGCACCGCACCGGAGGGGCCGGCGCGCTACTACGTGCGGTCGTCCCACTACGCCGGCACTCCCCTGGACCGGGCCCTGATGGCGGTCTCGCGGCTGCAGCAGGCCGGCGACGCCAGGGCCAGGGAGGTCATCGAGTCCGTCTCGGGACAGTGGCTGAGCATCCTGCGCGACGCTCTCGGCAGTCTCGACGCCGCGCGCGCGGTGAAGCTGATCGGCGACGGCCTGTACTACCACGCCCTGCACAGCGCGCTCGGCGGTCACCCCGCCACCACGGAGGCCGACGAGGGGCTGCTCGAGGTGGTGGACCGCATCACCGGCGCGACCGCTGTGGCGGAGCGGTCGCCGTGAGCCACTAGGGTGCGACCATGACCGCCGCGAACGCCGAACCGCAGTTGCAGGTCGGCAGCCTGCACCGTTACCCCGTGAAGTCGATGCTCGGTGAAACCGTCACCGCACTGGCCGTCGGCTCAGGAGGCGCCGAAGGTGACCGCCGGCTGGCGTTGATCGACCAGCAGACCGGCCGGGTGGCGAGTGCGAAGCAAGCGCGCCTCTGGCGGAACTTGTTGAAGTGCAGTGCCAGCACCGACGGCGACCGGGTCCGGGTTCGCCTGCCCGACGGCACCACCGTCGCCACCGACGACGACCGTTTCGACGAGGTGCTCTCCGAACTGGTCTCCCGGCCGGTGCGGCTGACCGATCACCGCCCGCCCGGCGCGACGGTGGAGCGCGCCGATCCCGAGCAGATCCTGCAGCACGGGCTCGACGCCGAGGTCGACGCACCCCTGCTGGAACTGGCCGAGGGCACGCCGGGCGAGTCGTTCGTCGACCTCGCACCCCTGCACGTGATCACCACCGCGACGCTGGAGCGCATCGGCACCGAGGCGGCGCGCTACCGGCCCAACATCGTCATCGCGACACCTCCGGGGTATCCCCCGTACACCGAGAACGAATGGACCAACCGGATCCTCACGGTCGGAACCGTCCAGCTCAGAGGCATGGGGCCGACACCCCGGTGCGTGATCCCGACGCTCGAACACGGGGACCTCGACCGGGACGCCCACGCGCTGCGCGGTCCGGCCGCCGAGAATCTCGTCGAATCATTCGGCCTGGGACGGTTGCCCTGCGCCGGCGCTTATCTCGAGGTGGTCGCCGAGGGCACGACGCACGTCGGCGACCCGGTCTCGCTCGGCTGACCGGCCGTGGGGCCGGTCCGGGGTCGCTACCAGCCGGCGTTCTGGGCCAGGTCGATGGCGTACTGGGCGACGAACGTGCCCGCGGACGGGTGTCCGTTGCAGGATCCGTCGGACTCACCGGGACGCTTGATCCACAGGTAGGCGTCGGCGCGGGGACCGGCGGTCGCCGTGGTCGGAGCGGCACCGAGGGCCCGGCCGGGCGGGTTGCACCACGAATCGCTGTCGAGCGGTCCGGCGCCGTTGCGTGAGGTGTCGATCACGTAGTTCGATCCATTGGTCATGTTGGCGATCGTCTCGCCGTAACCGATCGACTCCTCGGTGGTGAAGAAGTTCGCGGTGTTGAGGCTGAACCCGCGCGCCTTGTCGACGCCGACCTGGTTCAACCGGCCGGCCATGACGTCGGCGGGCACCCAGCGCGGGTGGCCGGCGTCGACGTAGACCGCCGTGCCGGGGTTGCGGGTCAGGGTGTCGACGGCGTACCGGATCAGGTCCAGCCGCTCCTGCTGCTGGCCGGGTGAGAGGCAATCGATCATGGCCAGCGCATCGGGTTCGAGGATGACCGCGGCCGGGCCGCCGCCGATGGCGGACGCCACCCCGTCGATCCATCCCCGGTAGGCCCCGGCCGACCCGAAGCCGCCTGCCGCGAAGCTGCCGCAGTCACGGTTCGGGATGCCGTAGAGCGCGAGGATCGGGATGGTTCCGGCGGCCTGGGCGTCGGCGATGTACTTGGCGTCGACCGACGGCGTCGACAGCTGGTCCATCCAGTAGGCCGTCGGGGTGTTCACGACGGCGTTCAGCTGGGGGTTCGGCGGTTCGATGCCCCGGGCCGCCCGCATGCCCTTCGACTCCGGGTTGACGTAGAACGGCTTGCCGACCAGCGGGTTGGCGTCACTGACCAGGCGGACCGCCGAGGCAGTGGGACCGGTGTGCTCCGGGAGGGCCAGCGCACCGGCACCGGCGACGGCCGCAGCCGTCAGGACAGGGGCGATCCACCGTGCAGCTGAGGACATCACCCCACGGAACTTAGCGGCGCTTCCCAACGAGCGCCAAACCGCATCACATCCCCGGCGCCCGCGCGGACCCCGTCACGACGACGGCGCGGGTGCGGCGGCCGTCGACCCCCTGACGACGAGGTGCGAGCGGAAGGTGAGCGTGCGGTAGGGCGCGGTGGGTGCGGCGATCCGGTCGAGCAACGCCCGGGCGCCCGCTTCCGCCATCGTCGCGCTGGGCTGGTGGACCGTGGTCAGATCGAACGCCGGCCAGGCCGACATCGCGATGTCGTCGTACCCGACGATCCACACGTCGTCCGGTACGGCGACACCTCCGGCGCGGGCCGCGTCGAGGGCCCCGAACGCGATCAGGTCATTACTGCAGAACACCGCGTCAGGCGGATCGTCGGTTCGCAGCAGCCGCGTCGTCGCACTGAAACCGAAGTCGTGGGTGAACGGCCCCTCCATCACCAGGTCCGAGGGCAGCGTCGCGCCGGCGTCGGCCAGTCGCTGCGAGAAGCCGAGGAACCGATCGCGGGCGGTACTCGCCGTCGATGGGCCACCGATGAAAGCGATTCTGCGGCGGCCGTTTTCGAGGAGGTATTCGGCGACTGTGCGCCCGCCCGCCACGTTGTCGCTCGACACCTGGTCGCACCCGAGGCCCTCGACGGTGCGGTTGATGAGGACGACGGGGCTGTGTCTGCGCAAGGCTGCCCGCAGGGGCGCGGAGGCCTCGGTGACGGTGGTGAAGATGACCCCGTCGACCGAGCCGGCGTTGATCGCCTCGAGCGCCGCGTCGTTACCCGGACCGTCCGAGTTCCAGAGCGTGACCTTCTGGCCCGCGGCATCGAGGTAGGACGTCAGCGCGTCGAGGATCTCCGGGTAGAACGGATTGCGCAGATCGGCGACGACGACACCGATGATGTTCACCCGCCCCGTCTTCATCGCCCTGGCGCCCATGTTGGGCACGTAGCCGACGGCCTTCGCCGCGTCGAGGATCTTCTTGCGGGTCTGGGCGCTGACGCTGCCCCCGCTGAGCGCCCGCGACACCGTGGCCTGGGAGACCCCGGCCAACCGGGCCACGTCGTAGCTCGTCGCCATTCGTATCCCATCGTCCGGGGCGCTCCGAGGGCCGCTCACCTCTCGGGTCTCATCTGGGCTGCACGTCGGATCGTTTCACGGTGCGCCGGTCGACTGCATTCGGATGCACGACCCGACTCGCTGGCTTGAATACGCAACCATCATATTTTTCCGTATATATCGAGGTCACACGCCTTTGATTCCATGCGCCAGCCGAACTCTTGCATCTGGGAATGCATACGAATACACTCGGGACCTGTACGTGATGGCGAGCACAACGTTCGCCTCGCGTGACCGGGACAGCACTCACGGTCGACCCCTCGACGGAAGGACGCACATGACGACCGCGGCAGCAGCACGAAGCGACATCGCCACCACCGACCTCAAGCTCCCCCAGCGCGAAAGCGTCGAGCGAGGGAGTACCGCGTCGGTGCGATCCACGGTGGAGAGCGTGATCGAGGACATTCGCACCCGCGGCGACGCCGCGGTGCGCGAGTACTCGGAGAAGTTCGACAAGTACTCGGCGGAGAGCTACCTGCTCACCCCGGAGAAGATCGAAGAGATCATGGCCCGCGTTCCACGCCAGGTCATCGAGGACATCAGGTTCGTCCAGGAGCAGGTCCGGGTCATGGCCCAGAAGCAGCTCGAATCGCTGTCGGATTTCGAGATCGAAACGCTGCCAGGAGTTTTCCTCGGCCAGAAGAACGTTCCGATTCAGGCGGCCGGCGCCTACATCCCCGGCGGCAAGTACCCGCTGCTGGCCAGCGCCCACATGACGATCGTGACGGCGAAGGTCGCCGGCGTGAAGCGCGTCGCGGCCTGCACCCCGCTGATCCGCGGGGAGGTTCCGGACGCGACCATCGCCGCGATGCACCTGGCCGGCGCTGACGAGATCTACTTGCTCGGCGGCATCCAGGCGGTGGCGGCCATGGCCGTCGGCACCGAGACCATCCGCCCGGTCAACATGCTCGCCGGTCCCGGCAACGCCTTCGTGGCGGAGGCCAAGCGCCAGCTGTTCGGCGAGGTCGGCATCGACCTGTTCGCCGGGCCGACCGAGGTGCTCATCGTCGCCGACGAGCACGCCGACCCGTTCATCGTCGCGGTCGACCTGCTTTCGCAGGCCGAGCACGGACCGGACTCACCGGCCGTGCTCATCACCACCAGCGAGGAGTTGGGCCGCAAGGTGATCGAGCACATCGACACCATCCTCGTCGACATGCCGACCCGCGACTTCGCCGAGCCGGCGTGGCGCGACTGGGGTGAGGTGCGCGTCGTCGAGACCCTGGACGAGGCCTACGCCCTGGCCGATCAGTACGCGTCAGAGCACGTGCAGATCCTCACCGAGAACCCGCGCGAGGCGCTGGACAAGATGCACGACTACGGCGCCCTGTTCCTCGGTGAGGGCACCTGTGTGTCGTACGGCGACAAGGTCATCGGTACCAACCACGTCCTGCCGACCCGTGGCGCCGCCCGCTACACCGGCGGGCTCTGGGTCGGGAAATACCTGCGCACCGTGACCTACCAGGAGGTCACGAACACCGAGTCGAGCGCGTTCTTCGGAGAACTGTGCGGACGCGCCGCCAGGGTGGAACTCTTCGAGGGTCACGCGCGCTCCGGCGACGTGCGGGCCGCGAAATACCGTGGCGAGAAGCTGCCGTGGTCCGACCACGAGTTCACCGGATAGCGGACGCATGGTCAGTTTCGACCTCGAGGGCAAGACCGCTCTGGTGACGGGTGCCGGTCGCGGTCTCGGCAAGGCCATCGCCGATGGCCTTGCCGAAGCCGGCGCCGTCGTCTACGGAACCAGCCGTCAGCGCGACGCCGCGGACGCCATCGCCCACAGGTACGGAACGTCCCCGGTCACCCTCGAGATGACCGACCCGGCCGCGATGCGCCGCGACATCGCCGGCCTCCTCGACCGCAGTGGAGGGATCGACCTGCTGGTCAACAACGCCGGCATCAACATTCCCAAACCAGCGGTAGACGTCACCGACGACGACTGGGACGCCGTGTTCGACACGAATCTGCGCGGACCTTTCGCCCTCACCACCGCGCTGGCCAGGACGTGGCTGGCGGCGTCGACCCGGGGTGCGGTCGTCAACGTCGCCTCCCAGGCCGGCGTCGTCGCCATCGAGGAACGAGCCGCCTACGGAACCAGCAAGGCGGCCCTGATCCACCTGACGAAACAGCTCACCCTGGAATGGGCGCCGAGCGGCATCCGCGTCAACGCGGTGGCACCGACCTTCGTGCGCACCGAGCTGACCGAATCGACGCTGACCGAATCGACGCTGACCGAATCGACACTGACCGAATCGACACTGAGCCGCCCGAGTGGGCCGACGAACTGCTGTCCCGGATACCTTCGGGCCGGTTCGGGGAACCCGACGACATCGTGGGCGCGGTCGTCTTCCTGCTCAGCGACGCGGCAGCACTGATCACCGGGCACACCATCGCCATCGACGGCGGATACACCATCCGCTGACCGCAGCGCCCGCCAACCCGTTGTCCTGCGCGAAGGACGGCACCGAACGCATCACCGGCGTCCTCACGAACGACGCCACCTCACTCGATCGGAGAATCATGGCCACCGCCACCCTCACGCCGGAAAAGCTCCGCCGGCGATCCGTGCAGTCCGGCACCATCGGCGCGATCGTCGAGTGGTACGAGTACACCGTCTACGGGACCTCGGCCGCGCTGGTCTTCGGGCACCTGTTCTTCCCGAATCTGCCGGGCGCCGTCGGCCAGATCGTCTCGCTCGCCACCTTCGGTGTCGGGTTCCTGGCCCGGCCCGTCGGGGCCTTCGTCTCCGGTCACCTCGGTGACCGGATCGGCCGCAAGGCCACCTTGATCATGACCTTCACGATCATGACAGTGGCCACGGCGGCGATCGGCTTCCTGCCCACCTACGCGCAGATCGGTGTCGCCGCGCCGTTGCTGCTGTGCGTGCTGCGATTGGCCCAGGGGTTCGCCGTCGGCGGCGAATGGGGTGGCGCCGCCATCATCGCCGTCGAGAACTCACCACGCGAGAAGAGGGGGCT is a window from the Mycolicibacterium litorale genome containing:
- the abc-f gene encoding ribosomal protection-like ABC-F family protein, with amino-acid sequence MTATLVAKNVAGGFAHRTLFEALDLTVAPGDVVGVVGANGAGKSTLLRILAGDLEPLEGSVSVAPADAFVGWLPQEHERIPGETVADYIARRTGCAAATRSMEEAAEALANPGVTQDDPSDIYAAALDHWLATGAADLDERLPAVLADLGFDPDAVPPYSTPMTALSGGQAARVGLAALLLSRFDIVLLDEPTNDLDLDGLTRLERFVRDLRGGVVLVSHDREFLARSVTHVLELDLAQNTTTVFGGGYDSYLEEREVARRHRREQYEEFAEKKADLVARARVQREWSSHGVRNAIRKAPDNDKIRRRAATESSEKQAQKVRQMESRIARLEEVEEPRKEWTLQFTIGAAPRSSAVVATLDNAVVRQGDFVLGPVSLQVNAGERIGITGSNGAGKSTLLRLLLGRRPPDEGRASLGANVAIGEIDQARSEFTGPGRLLDRFEERVPTWPTADVRTLLAKFGLRADHVERAVDDLSPGERTRAGMALLQARGTNVLVLDEPTNHLDLPAIEQLEQALDRYEGALLLVTHDRRMVRNVRVDRSWRVHGGRVVEE
- a CDS encoding TetR/AcrR family transcriptional regulator — encoded protein: MTSSRDRILDAFEEVLAVEGERYATVEAVAARAGVSKGGLLYHFPAKDQLAAALCDRLVALAAEDAESMRTAPEGPARYYVRSSHYAGTPLDRALMAVSRLQQAGDARAREVIESVSGQWLSILRDALGSLDAARAVKLIGDGLYYHALHSALGGHPATTEADEGLLEVVDRITGATAVAERSP
- the hisD gene encoding histidinol dehydrogenase, yielding MTTAAAARSDIATTDLKLPQRESVERGSTASVRSTVESVIEDIRTRGDAAVREYSEKFDKYSAESYLLTPEKIEEIMARVPRQVIEDIRFVQEQVRVMAQKQLESLSDFEIETLPGVFLGQKNVPIQAAGAYIPGGKYPLLASAHMTIVTAKVAGVKRVAACTPLIRGEVPDATIAAMHLAGADEIYLLGGIQAVAAMAVGTETIRPVNMLAGPGNAFVAEAKRQLFGEVGIDLFAGPTEVLIVADEHADPFIVAVDLLSQAEHGPDSPAVLITTSEELGRKVIEHIDTILVDMPTRDFAEPAWRDWGEVRVVETLDEAYALADQYASEHVQILTENPREALDKMHDYGALFLGEGTCVSYGDKVIGTNHVLPTRGAARYTGGLWVGKYLRTVTYQEVTNTESSAFFGELCGRAARVELFEGHARSGDVRAAKYRGEKLPWSDHEFTG
- a CDS encoding DUF2254 domain-containing protein, yielding MTRRTALLPALRLSTAVYRFRESLFALPALVVVAGVGLAETAAYLDGLMGARSVPLTIDINSNAAVWLLSTVAGATITTAGVVFSLTVVSLQLASSQFSPRVMRSFIRDRLSQSVIGVLVATFVFCVLLLRHVPADPAAPAPRISMTAAVILAVSAVLLIMAYLNRLAHGLQVGEVVRTIASEADAVIAEIARQVRAETPADVVPVADPQHRLVVPVERDGWVTQSSSERIFAIVPPSTVVRLETRTGAYIHRGEALMTIWPIPADAEKVRAELLSTVEIADVRTMQQDIDFGIRQLVDIALRALSAAVNDPTTATEVVLRLGSLMRTLLTSPAPPTSVSGPGGRVLMRPWDLSHDEYIAHAFGQIRQTGTKQPHVVAALIRVLRMLIAHVQATDCRRHLPALRDQLRLLMDSVSADPDLHPDDLARLRAISESATDPAEHDRG
- a CDS encoding glycoside hydrolase family 6 protein; translation: MSSAARWIAPVLTAAAVAGAGALALPEHTGPTASAVRLVSDANPLVGKPFYVNPESKGMRAARGIEPPNPQLNAVVNTPTAYWMDQLSTPSVDAKYIADAQAAGTIPILALYGIPNRDCGSFAAGGFGSAGAYRGWIDGVASAIGGGPAAVILEPDALAMIDCLSPGQQQERLDLIRYAVDTLTRNPGTAVYVDAGHPRWVPADVMAGRLNQVGVDKARGFSLNTANFFTTEESIGYGETIANMTNGSNYVIDTSRNGAGPLDSDSWCNPPGRALGAAPTTATAGPRADAYLWIKRPGESDGSCNGHPSAGTFVAQYAIDLAQNAGW
- a CDS encoding MFS transporter encodes the protein MRAYRELVRMPRVLNITASQLFTRLPLGMFSLAILLHVHRLTDSYAVAGAVVAWLSVGQAVAMPVTARLAGRVGMVPTLVVSALVNGVSMVVLACAGPSPTLLMALGLLVGASVPPLMPVVRALYPQMVPPQSVRALFALDTTAQELIWVIGPVAATLLASAVSTVLPLMAAAGVTLVGTAWFLLGAGNLRPPVAQKKVAFGSVLVNRAVVLAMVGCLGLVASFMALEVGVIAALGRDGVAAGGALALASFGSLIGGLGFGHRRIGLTGVVAAMTLVAVGIVLFGVFDNLVLQFVSLFLSGLGFAPAMSALFIMVSQAVDDHAATEAFGWLNSAMFVGGAIGTAVAGIATEAHGFLGAVLVAALLAGIGALSPLVARMAGPLHGLSGDVAEPTGDDALCASVRADR
- a CDS encoding GAF and ANTAR domain-containing protein; translation: MTDERPDEMERLESASEAIESLQNLFAGDHPLDDLLQRVAESGVEAIPDADYVSISVLAEPAPRTAACTDDRVLQLDREQYSSGRGPCLEAADVGRPVRAVMSVDEQRWPEFVNAARACGITATLSVPLLADRVGNEPELVGSLNIYSRTATAFDPFDEALMRLYVLTAGLLITDARHWQRSRETIGQLGEALTSRSTIDQAKGALRAVHGCSEEEAFQRLVKESQNTNTKVHTVALNFLGSLDRGI
- a CDS encoding SDR family oxidoreductase, with the protein product MGAERHPRQRGGTDLRAHRADRIDADRIDADRIDTDRIDTEPPEWADELLSRIPSGRFGEPDDIVGAVVFLLSDAAALITGHTIAIDGGYTIR
- a CDS encoding LacI family DNA-binding transcriptional regulator is translated as MATSYDVARLAGVSQATVSRALSGGSVSAQTRKKILDAAKAVGYVPNMGARAMKTGRVNIIGVVVADLRNPFYPEILDALTSYLDAAGQKVTLWNSDGPGNDAALEAINAGSVDGVIFTTVTEASAPLRAALRRHSPVVLINRTVEGLGCDQVSSDNVAGGRTVAEYLLENGRRRIAFIGGPSTASTARDRFLGFSQRLADAGATLPSDLVMEGPFTHDFGFSATTRLLRTDDPPDAVFCSNDLIAFGALDAARAGGVAVPDDVWIVGYDDIAMSAWPAFDLTTVHQPSATMAEAGARALLDRIAAPTAPYRTLTFRSHLVVRGSTAAAPAPSS
- a CDS encoding MOSC domain-containing protein, whose product is MTAANAEPQLQVGSLHRYPVKSMLGETVTALAVGSGGAEGDRRLALIDQQTGRVASAKQARLWRNLLKCSASTDGDRVRVRLPDGTTVATDDDRFDEVLSELVSRPVRLTDHRPPGATVERADPEQILQHGLDAEVDAPLLELAEGTPGESFVDLAPLHVITTATLERIGTEAARYRPNIVIATPPGYPPYTENEWTNRILTVGTVQLRGMGPTPRCVIPTLEHGDLDRDAHALRGPAAENLVESFGLGRLPCAGAYLEVVAEGTTHVGDPVSLG